A genomic region of Christiangramia sp. OXR-203 contains the following coding sequences:
- a CDS encoding GNAT family protein — protein MLTLNGKKIFLRALEPEDLDFVHEIENNENFWEVSSTQTPYSKFLIRQYIENAHRDIYDIKQLRLVICTKRGRAVGLIDVFDLDIKDQRAALGILIADPKDRKKGYGRESLSLLCNFCFTHLGLHQVYANVTEGNEDSKKVFEKNGFRKVGLKKEWSLHNGVYKDELLYQLINDVH, from the coding sequence ATGTTAACATTAAATGGAAAGAAAATATTCCTAAGAGCGCTGGAGCCGGAAGATCTGGATTTTGTTCATGAAATTGAAAATAATGAGAATTTCTGGGAAGTAAGTTCAACGCAAACTCCATATTCGAAATTCTTGATTCGACAGTATATTGAGAACGCACACCGCGATATCTATGATATCAAACAATTAAGACTTGTGATATGCACAAAAAGGGGTAGAGCTGTAGGGCTTATTGATGTTTTCGATCTTGATATTAAGGATCAGCGTGCTGCACTTGGTATATTGATCGCAGATCCTAAAGATCGCAAAAAAGGCTACGGGAGAGAAAGTCTTTCGTTGCTATGTAATTTCTGTTTCACGCACCTAGGACTACACCAGGTTTATGCAAATGTGACCGAAGGCAATGAGGACAGTAAGAAAGTCTTCGAAAAGAATGGCTTTAGAAAAGTAGGCTTAAAGAAAGAGTGGAGCTTACATAACGGAGTATATAAAGATGAATTACTTTATCAATTGATCAACGATGTACATTAA
- the mltG gene encoding endolytic transglycosylase MltG: protein MYIKKIILAIAILGLIGAGIFSYYIYNSIFTSNIKMEDSEKVVYIPTGATFQSVLDTLDPYIKDKESFRLVAEKKGYASKVRPGRYTIEKGMNNNDLVNRLRVGNNPVKVIFNNQERLEDLAGRISQQIEADSIELLKAFKNPEFLAENDLDQNTALGMYIPNQYEFYWNTSAEEFQQRMKKEYDRFWTTEKLEKAEQIGLTPSEVITIASIVQKETAKVDERPIVAGVYMNRFKNGWKLDADPTVIYAIKRKTQNFDTIIKRVLYKDLKIDSPYNTYKYSTLPPGPIWMPDISSINAVLNYEDHDYFYFVANVENFGYHKFAKNLAQHNRNKQEYVRWINKQGIRR, encoded by the coding sequence ATGTACATTAAGAAAATTATTCTGGCGATTGCTATTCTGGGTTTAATTGGCGCAGGTATATTTAGTTACTATATATACAATAGCATCTTCACCTCAAATATTAAAATGGAGGATTCAGAGAAAGTAGTGTATATTCCAACGGGCGCTACATTCCAATCGGTTCTTGATACTCTGGATCCTTATATTAAAGACAAAGAGTCCTTTAGACTGGTGGCCGAGAAGAAAGGTTATGCTTCTAAGGTAAGACCTGGAAGATATACTATCGAAAAGGGGATGAATAATAATGACCTGGTGAACAGGTTGAGAGTTGGAAACAACCCTGTAAAGGTCATTTTCAATAACCAGGAACGTTTGGAAGATCTGGCGGGTAGGATTTCTCAGCAAATTGAAGCAGATAGCATAGAGTTGCTAAAAGCCTTTAAAAATCCTGAATTTCTAGCTGAAAATGATTTAGATCAGAACACAGCTTTAGGAATGTATATACCAAACCAGTATGAGTTCTACTGGAATACATCTGCGGAAGAATTTCAACAGCGAATGAAAAAAGAATATGACAGGTTCTGGACTACAGAGAAGCTAGAAAAGGCTGAGCAAATTGGTTTAACTCCATCTGAAGTGATCACCATTGCCTCAATTGTTCAAAAAGAAACAGCAAAGGTTGATGAGCGCCCAATAGTAGCAGGTGTTTATATGAACCGATTCAAGAATGGCTGGAAGCTCGATGCAGATCCAACGGTCATTTATGCCATCAAGAGAAAAACTCAGAATTTTGACACGATCATCAAACGAGTTCTTTATAAAGATCTGAAAATAGATTCACCTTATAATACCTATAAATATTCTACACTGCCGCCAGGACCAATCTGGATGCCCGATATCTCATCTATTAATGCGGTACTAAATTACGAGGATCATGATTATTTCTATTTCGTAGCAAATGTTGAAAATTTCGGTTACCATAAATTCGCTAAAAACTTAGCGCAGCATAACCGGAATAAGCAGGAATATGTGCGTTGGATTAACAAGCAGGGGATTAGACGTTAG
- a CDS encoding glyceraldehyde-3-phosphate dehydrogenase — MDFNKVYEKELSFQADRRKATVEFINIVSDLWYDKSIELVLFRNQLINKNVSDILDLHEYAGEFVGKPISIFDSVEIAKAIQGLNLPPAKLDIGKLTYEYHLDGQTHNNAMAFVSSKLSDAKLNEVVTPKDVVLYGFGRIGRLVARELMTRTGKGNQLRLRAIVTRGNVDQSVLEKRASLLKSDSVHGPFSGTVNVDVENSALIINGTTVHMISANQPEDIDYTQYGINHALVIDNTGAFRDKEALTRHLSSKGAAKVLLTAPGKGIPNIVHGVNQKEHDPDSVDIFSAASCTTNAITPVLKAVQDSFGVVHGHLETIHAYTNDQNLVDNMHSKYRRGRAAGLNMVITETGAGKAVSKALPVFEGKLTSNAIRVPVPNGSLAILNLEVEKETSLEEVNSILKKYALEGELVEQIQYSVDNELVSSDIIGSSAPAIYDSNATIVSSDGKNVILYIWYDNEYGYSHQVIRLAKYIAKVRRFTYY, encoded by the coding sequence ATGGACTTTAATAAAGTTTACGAAAAAGAACTTTCATTCCAGGCAGATCGTCGCAAAGCAACGGTCGAGTTTATCAATATCGTTAGCGACCTGTGGTATGACAAATCGATCGAACTCGTTTTATTCAGAAATCAGTTAATAAATAAAAACGTTAGCGATATTCTGGACCTTCATGAATACGCAGGAGAATTTGTAGGTAAACCTATATCAATTTTTGATTCGGTAGAGATTGCCAAGGCAATTCAGGGATTGAATCTTCCACCAGCAAAGCTGGATATTGGAAAACTTACCTATGAATATCATCTTGACGGTCAAACTCATAATAATGCGATGGCATTTGTGAGCAGCAAACTGAGTGATGCTAAATTAAATGAGGTAGTTACCCCGAAAGATGTCGTATTATATGGCTTCGGAAGAATTGGAAGACTGGTTGCTCGTGAATTAATGACAAGAACCGGGAAAGGAAATCAGCTTAGACTTAGAGCGATCGTAACCCGGGGCAATGTAGACCAGAGTGTTCTGGAAAAACGTGCTTCACTCCTGAAGAGCGATTCTGTTCACGGACCCTTCAGCGGAACTGTAAATGTAGACGTTGAAAATTCAGCATTGATCATCAACGGGACTACGGTTCATATGATTTCAGCAAACCAGCCGGAAGATATTGATTATACTCAATATGGTATCAATCATGCTCTTGTGATCGATAATACCGGTGCCTTTAGAGATAAGGAAGCGCTTACAAGACATTTGAGTTCTAAAGGAGCTGCAAAAGTTCTTTTAACTGCCCCTGGAAAAGGAATCCCAAATATCGTTCATGGTGTAAACCAGAAGGAACATGATCCAGACAGCGTTGATATTTTCTCCGCTGCATCCTGTACCACCAATGCCATAACCCCCGTTCTAAAAGCAGTTCAGGATTCTTTCGGTGTGGTACATGGACATCTTGAAACTATTCATGCTTATACGAATGACCAGAACCTGGTCGATAATATGCATAGCAAATATCGTCGTGGAAGAGCTGCAGGGCTTAACATGGTGATTACTGAAACTGGAGCAGGAAAAGCAGTTTCCAAAGCACTGCCTGTTTTTGAAGGTAAACTAACTTCAAACGCGATTAGAGTACCGGTACCTAATGGTTCACTTGCGATCCTGAATCTTGAAGTTGAAAAAGAAACCAGCCTTGAGGAAGTTAATTCGATCCTTAAAAAATACGCACTGGAAGGTGAACTTGTTGAGCAAATACAATATTCCGTAGACAATGAACTGGTGTCTTCAGACATTATTGGCTCTTCTGCCCCGGCGATCTATGATAGCAATGCTACCATTGTATCTTCAGATGGTAAAAATGTGATCCTATATATATGGTATGATAACGAATATGGATACAGCCACCAGGTAATCAGACTGGCAAAATACATCGCAAAAGTTAGGAGATTCACCTATTACTAG
- the trmD gene encoding tRNA (guanosine(37)-N1)-methyltransferase TrmD — protein MRIDIITVVPDILKSPFEASILERAIKKGLVEIHLHNLRDYVSDNYKQIDDYQFGGGAGMVMMIEPIDKCISKLKSERVYQEVIYMTPDGERLEQRTANSLSLHENLIILCGHYKGVDQRVRDQFITKEISIGDYVLSGGELGAAVLCDSIIRLIPGVLGNETSALTDSFQDDLLAPPVYTRPAEYKGWKVPEILTSGNFPKIEAWREDQAYKRTKALRPDLLKED, from the coding sequence ATGCGTATAGATATCATAACCGTCGTTCCAGATATTTTAAAGAGTCCTTTCGAGGCTTCTATACTTGAACGGGCTATTAAAAAAGGCCTCGTAGAGATCCACTTGCATAATTTAAGAGATTACGTTAGTGATAACTACAAGCAGATTGATGATTATCAATTTGGTGGTGGTGCAGGAATGGTAATGATGATCGAACCAATAGACAAATGCATTTCAAAACTAAAGTCTGAGCGAGTATACCAGGAAGTGATCTATATGACTCCAGATGGAGAAAGACTGGAGCAGAGAACCGCGAACAGTTTATCTTTACATGAAAATCTTATTATTTTATGTGGTCATTATAAAGGAGTAGATCAACGAGTACGCGATCAGTTCATTACCAAGGAGATCAGTATTGGAGATTACGTATTGTCTGGTGGTGAATTAGGGGCGGCCGTACTTTGTGATTCGATCATTCGATTGATTCCAGGAGTTCTGGGGAATGAAACTTCTGCCTTAACAGATTCCTTTCAGGATGATTTGCTTGCTCCTCCAGTTTACACCAGACCTGCGGAATATAAGGGCTGGAAAGTACCGGAGATCCTTACAAGTGGTAATTTTCCAAAGATAGAAGCATGGCGTGAGGATCAGGCTTATAAGCGCACGAAAGCACTTCGACCTGATCTATTGAAGGAAGATTAA
- the rplS gene encoding 50S ribosomal protein L19 produces the protein MESLVKFVQDEFVSRKDLPEFSAGDTITVYYEITEGQKTRTQFFRGVVIQLRGTGSSQTFTIRKMSGTVGVERIFPINLPAIQKIEINKKGKVRRARIFYFRELTGKKARIKEAIRR, from the coding sequence ATGGAATCGTTAGTAAAATTTGTTCAGGACGAATTCGTATCAAGAAAAGATCTACCTGAGTTTTCAGCAGGAGATACAATTACTGTTTATTACGAAATTACAGAGGGTCAAAAAACAAGAACACAGTTCTTTAGAGGTGTTGTTATCCAGTTAAGAGGAACAGGGTCATCTCAAACCTTCACTATTAGAAAGATGAGTGGAACTGTTGGAGTGGAAAGAATCTTCCCAATCAACCTTCCGGCGATTCAAAAAATTGAGATCAATAAGAAAGGTAAAGTTAGAAGAGCAAGAATTTTCTACTTTAGAGAACTTACTGGTAAGAAAGCTCGTATCAAAGAAGCTATCAGAAGATAA
- the dapF gene encoding diaminopimelate epimerase → MNLEFYKYQGTGNDFVMIDNRELKVSKNNTKLIKRLCDRRFGIGGDGLILLEKPDVSTDDFKMVYFNADGNPSSMCGNGGRCLVAFANYLGIVEKTARFTAIDGPHEARIKEGIVSLKMQNVTDVNLQEEYSFLDTGSPHHVIFVENVQSENVQQKGSEIRYSELYRENNGTNVNFVQQMNNEVLKVRTYERGVEDETYSCGTGVTAVAIAAYQTGKIQNKEVKLETPGGSLEVRFEKTDSGFENIWLTGPAVQVFKGEIVC, encoded by the coding sequence ATGAATCTAGAATTCTATAAGTACCAGGGCACCGGAAACGATTTTGTCATGATCGATAACCGTGAACTGAAAGTATCCAAAAATAATACCAAATTAATCAAACGACTCTGTGACAGAAGATTCGGGATCGGAGGTGACGGACTCATCCTCCTCGAGAAACCCGATGTTTCTACAGATGATTTTAAGATGGTCTATTTCAATGCAGACGGTAATCCAAGTAGTATGTGTGGGAATGGAGGACGCTGCCTGGTTGCCTTTGCGAACTACCTGGGAATAGTTGAAAAAACAGCAAGGTTTACTGCAATAGACGGACCGCATGAAGCTAGAATTAAGGAAGGTATTGTAAGTTTGAAAATGCAGAATGTTACAGATGTTAATCTTCAGGAGGAATACAGTTTCCTGGATACTGGTTCGCCACATCACGTAATCTTTGTTGAAAATGTGCAATCTGAAAACGTTCAGCAGAAAGGTTCAGAAATTCGATATTCTGAGTTGTACAGAGAGAATAATGGTACAAATGTAAATTTTGTACAACAAATGAATAATGAGGTTCTGAAGGTTCGCACTTATGAACGGGGAGTGGAGGATGAGACCTATTCCTGTGGTACCGGGGTGACGGCAGTGGCAATCGCGGCCTACCAAACTGGTAAGATACAGAATAAGGAAGTTAAGCTTGAAACACCTGGAGGTTCTTTGGAAGTAAGGTTTGAGAAAACAGATTCAGGATTTGAAAATATCTGGCTAACGGGGCCGGCCGTTCAGGTTTTTAAAGGAGAAATTGTATGTTAA
- a CDS encoding trypsin-like peptidase domain-containing protein has product MKRIVNLILVSALGGAMTLGSYKLLVEDDNTRSYQTNSQPTESFLPVSNTPNYGTNVDFTDAAEKTIHAVVHVKNVAVFKGGPRSIWEYNPYGTEGGRALQGAGSGVIITPDGYIVTNNHVIKGASEIEVTLNNNKTYTAEVIGSDPAFDIALIKVEPEEELDYIPFGDSDNAKIGEWVLAVGNPFNLKSTVTAGIVSAKARDLNVYDSSPQSFIQTDAAINPGNSGGALVNINGELIGINTAITSPSGSYIGYAFAVPSNNARKIVEDIMEYGDVQKGILGIRGGTLNEQISNDRNLNISQGVIVGAVTPGSGAEKSGIQEFDVIRKIDEIEIAKFSDLTGYINSKRPGDIVRVHLIRNGESKTVEIELTKLETYSLPTLGFEVANTTKEELKKYNAPNGVRISRMLTDDLPSSELIGGIISEINNKKVNSIGDVEQIMENRKKSNPIVITYHNLKGEKQRMIWR; this is encoded by the coding sequence ATGAAAAGAATAGTAAATCTAATTTTAGTCTCTGCTCTTGGAGGCGCCATGACCCTGGGAAGTTATAAGTTGCTGGTAGAAGATGACAATACCAGATCCTACCAAACCAACAGTCAACCCACAGAGAGTTTCCTACCTGTTAGTAATACTCCTAATTACGGGACAAATGTTGATTTCACGGATGCTGCGGAAAAGACCATACATGCTGTGGTGCACGTGAAAAACGTGGCCGTCTTTAAAGGAGGACCAAGAAGCATTTGGGAGTATAACCCTTATGGTACTGAAGGTGGTCGCGCTTTACAGGGTGCTGGATCTGGAGTTATCATAACTCCAGATGGTTATATCGTTACGAATAACCATGTTATTAAAGGAGCGAGCGAAATCGAGGTTACTTTGAATAACAATAAAACCTATACTGCTGAAGTGATTGGTAGTGATCCTGCTTTTGATATTGCGCTTATTAAAGTTGAACCGGAAGAAGAACTTGATTACATTCCGTTTGGAGATTCAGATAATGCTAAAATCGGAGAATGGGTGCTTGCCGTTGGGAACCCTTTTAATTTAAAATCAACTGTTACTGCCGGTATCGTAAGTGCAAAAGCGAGAGATCTCAATGTTTACGACAGTTCGCCGCAATCGTTCATACAGACAGATGCCGCCATTAACCCAGGAAACAGTGGTGGTGCTCTAGTTAATATTAACGGTGAATTAATTGGTATTAATACAGCGATCACCTCTCCTAGTGGCAGCTATATTGGATACGCCTTTGCTGTCCCTTCTAATAACGCGAGAAAGATCGTTGAGGACATCATGGAATACGGAGATGTTCAAAAAGGAATTCTTGGAATTCGAGGAGGAACGTTGAATGAGCAAATTTCAAATGACCGTAATCTCAATATTTCACAGGGTGTTATCGTTGGTGCAGTTACTCCTGGTAGTGGTGCAGAGAAATCCGGAATTCAGGAATTCGACGTTATTAGAAAGATTGATGAAATTGAGATCGCAAAGTTTTCAGATCTTACCGGTTATATCAATTCCAAACGACCTGGAGATATAGTAAGAGTACACTTGATACGAAACGGAGAATCTAAAACCGTTGAAATTGAGCTTACCAAACTTGAAACTTACTCTCTTCCTACTCTAGGCTTTGAAGTTGCTAATACTACTAAAGAAGAGCTTAAAAAGTACAATGCCCCCAACGGTGTTCGTATTAGTAGAATGCTTACCGATGATCTTCCATCTTCAGAATTAATAGGTGGTATCATTTCTGAGATTAATAATAAAAAAGTCAATTCTATTGGTGATGTGGAACAAATCATGGAAAATAGAAAAAAGTCAAATCCTATCGTCATTACTTATCATAATTTAAAAGGTGAAAAGCAACGTATGATCTGGAGATAA